AGAtacaggagcaggaggagaagatgcacgatcaggaggagaagatacaggagcaggaggagaagatacatGAGCAGGAGGAGACGAtaagggagcaggaggagaagatacatGAGCAGGAGGAGACGAtaagggagcaggaggagaagatgcacaagcaggaggagaagatacgggagcaggagaagaagaggcaggagcaggaggagaagatgtggaggcaggaagagaagatacgggagcaggaggagaagatgcatgagcaggaggagaagataagggagcaggaggagaagatgcacaagcaggaggagaagatacaggagcaggagaagaagatacaagagcaggagaagaagaggcaggagcaggaggagaaggaggagaagatgcatgagcaggaggagaagacacaggagaaggaggagaagaggcggGAGCAGGAAGAGAAGATGTGGGAGCAGGCGGAGAAGATTTGGAGGCAGGAGGTGAAGATGcatgagcaggaggagaagatacaggagcaggaagagaagatacgggagcaggaggagaagatacgggagcaggagatgtggaggcaggaggagaagatacaggAGCAGAAGGAGAATATGCACAATCAGGAGAAGAAGATACGGGAGCAGGAGGATAAGATACACAAGCAGGAGGAGAATATAtgggagcaggagaagaagaggcaggagcaggaggagaagatgcggAGGCAAGAGGAGAAGctacgggagcaggaggagaagatatggaggcaggaggagaagatacgggAGCATGAGGAGAAGCggcgggagcaggaggagaagatatggaggcaggaggagaagatacgggAGCAGAAGGAGATAATACGGGAGCAGGATGAGGTGatgcgggagcaggaggagaagatgtgtgagcaggaggagaagctgggggagaaggaagatatgctgtgggagcaggaggagaagatgtgtgagcaggaggagaagctgGGGGAGAAGGAGGATATGCTGCGGGAGCAGGAAGAAAAGCTGtgggagcaggagaagaagatgtgggagcaggaggaaaagatgtggaggcaagagaagaagctaggggagcaggaggagaagatgtggaggcaggaggagatgatgcgggagcaggagaagaagatgtgggagcaggaggagaagatgtggaAGCAGGAAGAGGTGATATGGGAGAAGGAGCAAAAGATAcgtgagcaggaggagaagatgcggaggcaggaggagaagatgcgggagaaggaggagaagatgcagaggcaggaggagaagatgcggGAGCAGGAAACGAGGCTGTggcagcaggaggagaagatgcagaagcaggaggtgaggctgcaggagctggaggagaggctgggggagcTGGGGCGGAAGGCCAAACTCTGGGGGAGCAGGCGGAGGTGGGTGCAAACCCTGGAGATCATACAGAACGCCCTCACCACAACTTAGCAGATAGTGGTTGGCTCCCTCTGCTTTTCCATCAGTCTGTGGCGTACAGCTTCAATGGTGGGAAGAAGGGCTTGAGAtttgaggctggggagggaggcatGGGCCTCTAGGCAAGGGAGGCAGTGACTTAGGcctggaggaaggggccaggggccaggggccTGGGCAGATAACAGAGCCCCACTGTGCCCTCGCCACCCTGTTTATGGGCCCAGAATCTGGAAGCCAGCCACTGCCTACCCTGACACCTATCCTGCAGGTGGAGCTGAAGAGCCAAGAGGCTCAGAGTCTGCAGCAGCAGCGAGACCATTCCCTGGGTCCACTGCAGCAGTACCTGGCCGCCTATCAGCAGCTGGCCTCTGAGAAGGAGGCTCTGcccagctgcagcagcaggaagcTCAGGGCAAAGCGGTGGCCGAGGTAGCCCCCCAATAGTTGCAGGAGACCCAGTTGAGGGAGTTGATGAGGGTGAGGCCCCGAGGGGGATGACCTGGCAGCCTCCGTGCCTTCTCACTCTCTTTTCTGGCCCCTTAGGAGCACCTGGAAGCTGCCATCTACCGAGCACATGACAAGAAGGCAAaaacaataaacatgtaaaacCCGGCAGCAAGGCCTGGAGAAGAGTCAGCTGCCATGTGACTGTTTAGAATATAGTCTGAGcccaaacctgaaaaaaaaaaaaaaattatttattttaaattgaggcAAAAtactggtcaggcacagtggttcatgcctgtaatcccagcaatttgggagactgaggtgaatggaccacctgaggtcaagagttccagaccagcctggccaatacaaaaattagccgggcatggtggcgcatgcctgtaatcccagctacttgggaggctgaggcaggagaatcgctcgaacctgggaggcagaggttgcagtgagctgagatcgtgccactgcactcaagcctgggtgacagagcgagactccgtctccaaaaaaaaaaaacaaaacaaaaaaacaaacaaacaaaaataacaaaaaaaatttcttccttatcttccttacatgtatgtttctattggtttttttcttgtatgtttctattgtttttttttcttgttctttctcattTAGTCTTGTCTTGTCTTATGGCATTGCTAGTAAAATTTTATCTGCCTCCAGAGAGTATTGACTTTGACTTTATGGCACACAATTGGAGTAAGCGCAGATCACCTTCATCTAGTTTGGAACTAAGCTGGTTCAAAGCAGGTTTTAGTTTTTGTGAGGGCTggtctattttttattcatttggacTCCTAGGGGTGACCCTTCCAGCGTTCCCACCAAGGTCCCATCTCCTTACTGGGACCCAAATTCTCATGAGGTCATTTCAGCCCTGTGAGTGCCACACATTCAGCTAGGCTCTCCAGCCTCTTAACCACCACTTCAGACTCAGTTTCTTAACCTCTTAGCCCTCTAGTGTTTACCAATCACCAAATGTCGGAAAAGCACTACAGACTGTCAAGGTCACCTCCTAGGCCTGGTCACTCAAGTCCTGACTGAGGTCTCCAATTACCTTCAAACAGTTGTTTTTGGTGGTGGGGGCACATTTTTGTCCAGTTTCTCTAACTGCTTTTGGGGGCAGGCTAATCTATAACAAGCTACTCTGCCTTTAGTGAAAGTTGAGAACCTTCATCtgtctggtttttttgttttcttttgagatggagtctcgctctgttgcccaggctccagtacagtggcgtgatctctgctcactgtaacctccgcctactgggttcaagcaattctcctgcctcagcctcccgagcagctgggactacaggcctgtgtccccatgcctggctaatttttgtatttttaatagagacaggatttaaccatgttttccaggctgctctcgagctcctgactcaggtgatctacccgcctcggcctcccaaagtgctgggattacaggcgtgagtcactgcgtccGGCccatctgtcttttaaaaaatgtttttaatttgaggtataatttatctTCAGTGAAATGCACAGATCTGGTATATATTTTGATGAATTTCAACAAATGCATTACCCATGTATCCCACCTCCTTTGAAGATATAGAACATTCCTATCATCCAGAAGGTTCTCCTGTGCTTTAACCCTGTCCGGCACTCCCCCAGCAGCTGATGAACGTGCTGACGACATTGGTACAGGATTCTGGCCTCCCCAAAAGAGCTGCTTTGACAAGCCTGCTTGCCTTACCCAGCACTAAGTCCCTGCCTGCTCTCTCAAGATTTCCATCTTTAAACTGGTTGTACCTATAACCCTCCCTGGTCAAGTCAGTAGATAAACCCTGAAAATAAACACCCCTTCCTGGCCCAGCAGCCCACAACCTAATCTTTCCTGTAACCCCAAACTATCAGACATGTCACTCGCCTGCTGGTTCACCCTCACTAGGGTGGCAGGTGCACCGGAGCAGCTGGGCTCACCTGTTAAGCAAGAGGCCAATAGCTGGACAGTGACACtcagaccccagcctgggtgagccTGGCTGAAAGCCCCCTTCTTTCCGGTCCGACTGTGGAGGGGCGGGGGGAGCATCCACAACTCTACTGCCCTCCGCATCCTTCAGCTGTGCTTCCTCCTGGGAGACGGAGCTGTTCATTCATTTGGCCAAAGCCTTCTTGAGGGCTGTAGGTTTGACAGGCTGGGTGTGTGGGGGCCACCGTGCTAGAGAGAGAGGCTGGTGTGTCAGAAGGCAGCCACCTGGCCAGAGGAGAGTCAACCCCCTTGGTGACCTCCTTCCCCTGGCTGGACACAGTGCCCTGCACTCTCCACATGTGACTGCTCCCCTCAGAGCCGCTTCCAGGGGAGGGGTAATAACACTGTGGGTGGGGACACTGTGTTAGTTTACAGTGGGCCATGGCTCCCTCTGACATCTCCAACTCAGAGGCAGTGGAGAGAAGATGAGAAATTCCCTACACCTCCTCCCTCAGCACCTACCTCTGCACACATCCACATATAGAGACCCC
The window above is part of the Macaca fascicularis isolate 582-1 chromosome 7, T2T-MFA8v1.1 genome. Proteins encoded here:
- the LOC102123665 gene encoding uncharacterized protein, which translates into the protein MSKETQPIKLAKAKEKLLTCGKIPELRVRRLSFSSISAFCSAMLRDYHPQANPSVGTGASDTKKKNINNGANPETTTSGGCHSPEDEKKASHQHQDALRRELEAQVHTIRILTCEKTELQTALYYSQRAVQQLQGECRHLVGRLHDSWNFARDLERDLSAVATQKKKADRYIEELTKERDALSLELYRNTITDDELKEKNAELQEKLRLVESEKSEIQLNVKELERKLEKAKLLLPQQQLQEEADHLGKELQSVSAKLQAQVEENKLWNHLYQQQEEKMWRQEEKIQEQEEKIREQEEKRQEQEEKIQKQEEKRREQEEKMWRQEEKIREQEEKIREQEKKRQEQEKKMWRQEKMHEQEEKMHEQEENIWEQEKRRQEQEEKIWRQEEKIQEQEEKMHDQEEKIQEQEEKIHEQEETIREQEEKIHEQEETIREQEEKMHKQEEKIREQEKKRQEQEEKMWRQEEKIREQEEKMHEQEEKIREQEEKMHKQEEKIQEQEKKIQEQEKKRQEQEEKEEKMHEQEEKTQEKEEKRREQEEKMWEQAEKIWRQEVKMHEQEEKIQEQEEKIREQEEKIREQEMWRQEEKIQEQKENMHNQEKKIREQEDKIHKQEENIWEQEKKRQEQEEKMRRQEEKLREQEEKIWRQEEKIREHEEKRREQEEKIWRQEEKIREQKEIIREQDEVMREQEEKMCEQEEKLGEKEDMLWEQEEKMCEQEEKLGEKEDMLREQEEKLWEQEKKMWEQEEKMWRQEKKLGEQEEKMWRQEEMMREQEKKMWEQEEKMWKQEEVIWEKEQKIREQEEKMRRQEEKMREKEEKMQRQEEKMREQETRLWQQEEKMQKQEVRLQELEERLGELGRKAKLWGSRRRWVQTLEIIQNALTTT